From Actinosynnema mirum DSM 43827, a single genomic window includes:
- a CDS encoding DUF6879 family protein, with translation MTERPTFAELFAGCRTSAVHLEMREVYEPADPAFQDWLSGVRTDPVERFRDWYDLVVATVARGVDVRRARIVSEPVTDYIRHEHEDTAALNVAAGERVRWLPRRAASDLALPGNDFWLFDDRLVRFGHFAGDGTYLGDEITEAPEVVALCRDAFEAVWARAVDHSEYRPG, from the coding sequence GTGACCGAGCGACCGACGTTCGCTGAGCTGTTCGCCGGTTGTCGCACTTCTGCGGTGCACCTGGAAATGCGGGAGGTGTACGAACCCGCCGACCCGGCCTTCCAGGATTGGCTGTCCGGCGTGCGCACCGACCCGGTCGAGCGCTTCCGCGACTGGTACGACCTCGTCGTCGCCACCGTCGCCAGGGGCGTGGACGTCCGCCGCGCCCGGATCGTCTCCGAACCGGTCACCGACTACATCCGCCACGAGCACGAGGACACCGCCGCGCTCAACGTCGCCGCGGGCGAGCGGGTCCGCTGGTTGCCCCGCCGCGCGGCCTCCGACCTCGCCCTGCCCGGCAACGACTTCTGGCTCTTCGACGACCGCCTGGTCCGCTTCGGCCACTTCGCGGGCGACGGCACCTACCTCGGCGACGAGATCACCGAGGCCCCCGAGGTCGTCGCCCTGTGCCGCGACGCGTTCGAGGCCGTCTGGGCGCGCGCCGTCGACCACAGCGAATACCGGCCGGGGTAG
- a CDS encoding C40 family peptidase, translated as MDVSGLIGALIQPMKDDLAKLQGDTGGASRAADSLGRAASSFEEIGAKHSGAAREVLGTWYGEKAGVFQDRVAKFDGGVDLLARNATAARDAVGAAVSTVESGRTSVQRLITEFTDWATPKLSTAAALDKIGAQGAVLGITAAVTARGVEYQGRSTKEMDRLRDELKAVADRLAALQPADFGGVGDGIGAEDGGTTTAASAQDGAGKREPSSYSGPADSGGGGGGSGGGGGGGGGHSGGGGGGGGGGVGPRLPVAIPPQPGTGVGVNLPDGSSAEAPNEIAAQAVRNALSALGTPYVWGGQNPPQGTDCSGLTKWAYAGAGLDIPRLAQSQTVGASVPAGQLLPGDLVVWDGHVAMVIGNGQMVEAGDPVQVGAIRTDNIGMAFYGFYRPTG; from the coding sequence GTGGACGTCTCCGGGCTGATCGGGGCCCTCATCCAGCCGATGAAGGACGACCTGGCCAAGCTGCAGGGCGACACCGGCGGCGCCTCGCGCGCGGCCGACTCGCTCGGCAGGGCCGCCTCCTCGTTCGAGGAGATCGGCGCCAAGCACTCCGGCGCGGCCCGCGAGGTGCTCGGCACCTGGTACGGCGAGAAGGCGGGCGTCTTCCAGGACCGCGTGGCCAAGTTCGACGGCGGCGTCGACCTGCTCGCGCGCAACGCCACCGCCGCGCGGGACGCCGTCGGCGCCGCCGTGTCCACGGTGGAGTCCGGGCGCACCTCCGTGCAGCGCCTCATCACCGAGTTCACCGACTGGGCGACCCCGAAGCTGTCGACCGCAGCCGCGCTGGACAAGATCGGCGCGCAGGGCGCGGTGCTCGGCATCACCGCCGCGGTGACCGCGCGCGGCGTGGAGTACCAGGGGCGCTCCACCAAGGAGATGGACCGGCTCAGGGACGAGCTGAAGGCCGTCGCCGACCGGCTCGCCGCGCTCCAGCCCGCCGACTTCGGCGGCGTCGGCGACGGCATCGGCGCGGAGGACGGCGGCACGACCACGGCCGCGAGCGCGCAGGACGGCGCGGGCAAGCGCGAGCCCTCCTCCTACTCCGGACCGGCCGACAGCGGTGGCGGCGGGGGCGGGAGCGGCGGCGGTGGCGGGGGTGGCGGTGGCCACAGCGGCGGGGGTGGCGGAGGGGGCGGCGGTGGCGTCGGGCCCCGGCTCCCGGTCGCGATCCCGCCCCAGCCGGGCACCGGGGTGGGCGTCAACCTGCCCGACGGCAGCTCCGCCGAGGCCCCCAACGAGATCGCCGCGCAGGCGGTCCGCAACGCGCTGTCCGCGCTCGGCACCCCGTACGTCTGGGGAGGTCAGAACCCTCCCCAGGGCACGGACTGCAGCGGGTTGACCAAGTGGGCGTACGCGGGCGCGGGCCTGGACATCCCGCGGCTCGCCCAGTCGCAGACGGTCGGCGCGTCCGTCCCCGCCGGGCAGCTGCTGCCCGGTGACCTGGTGGTGTGGGACGGGCACGTCGCGATGGTGATCGGCAACGGCCAGATGGTGGAAGCGGGCGATCCGGTTCAGGTGGGGGCCATCCGCACCGACAACATCGGCATGGCGTTCTACGGGTTCTACCGACCGACGGGCTGA
- a CDS encoding YbaB/EbfC family nucleoid-associated protein: MNEQRLVAADRLTSVLAGATGTATHPNGLVRVTATANGVLRDLKIQPGALERGPQELGALVAETARLATDAAVQTGYNELAKAMGDSVASAVEAVVGPPPQPQGPQAVAGPGDGDGGGSGGGPGGGAVGASGAGLRTGAGSGGAGHTGGWSAAKSEEQGVMDPSQWQEEGEEPDTPRRVSGREDVRGWRQAEPQSRSGWPSARSAPGQSWAGKQAERVPTWRETQERDRARAEERERQRAREARELEQAEQDKAAQEAAQEQATRELAAQELVREEAERARAEELERERELAQEREREQVRARQLERERALERERQQERERAEQERAEQERADQERAGQERAGQAEQEQDDEPEPAPGLERVLKRARDLGLDVELEREANAEEEAAEHVTSKIARPVPPAASPAEPAQGDVASAGQVPASAEHAWQPPTASSWQASTDRGAAGGGSAPWQREGSQVPLQTSTEQGEGAREQREGRHHAAGRGGQGAPGEQPWEWKPSVIAGAENGPGGQPPAPQNQGGQGNQGQAPQTPAAQSQAAQSQVQQSQVQQSQVPQSPAGQNPAAQNPAAQNPAAQNPAAQHSAAQSAAAQNPAAQGTAAQNPAGQAPASPVAAPQVPAGQGSGPQAAPAQPSAPSPAPLAGRPQGRPSGRPSRRDLGVELPQNPLFPQAPGQSRAPSMPQPPPGTAAAMPVAAMDTRWQSFATDHPVAADRVAAWHASDWRPTIAYDEPQGGQPPTGPQGGPQNLPGPQQGRPGGPGGRPPGAMTRPPLPPGAGTIPPGAVPPGAGTIPPGGPGRFPPPPANPVPPGPWQRGVGQGGVGQGGPQGPQDGYQQQHGGQQPWAPPGGPQGGGQNRGGYPPPPPPPGRRGGPRPEDEGDRYRSQRR; the protein is encoded by the coding sequence GTGAACGAGCAGCGACTGGTCGCGGCCGACCGGCTCACCTCGGTGCTCGCAGGCGCGACCGGCACCGCCACCCACCCGAACGGCCTGGTCAGGGTGACCGCGACGGCCAACGGGGTGCTGCGCGACCTGAAGATCCAGCCCGGCGCGCTCGAGCGCGGGCCGCAGGAGCTCGGGGCGCTGGTCGCCGAGACCGCGAGGCTCGCCACCGACGCCGCCGTGCAGACCGGGTACAACGAGCTGGCGAAGGCGATGGGCGACTCGGTGGCCTCGGCGGTGGAGGCCGTGGTCGGGCCGCCCCCGCAGCCGCAGGGACCGCAGGCCGTCGCCGGACCCGGCGACGGGGACGGCGGTGGATCGGGTGGCGGACCGGGCGGCGGTGCGGTCGGCGCTTCGGGAGCGGGTCTTAGGACCGGTGCCGGATCGGGCGGGGCCGGGCACACTGGCGGGTGGTCGGCCGCGAAGTCGGAGGAACAGGGAGTCATGGACCCCTCCCAGTGGCAGGAAGAGGGCGAGGAGCCGGACACCCCGCGTCGGGTGTCGGGCCGCGAGGACGTGCGCGGGTGGCGGCAGGCCGAACCCCAGTCGCGGTCCGGGTGGCCGTCCGCGCGCTCCGCGCCGGGGCAGAGCTGGGCGGGCAAGCAGGCCGAGCGGGTGCCGACGTGGCGGGAGACCCAGGAGCGGGACCGCGCGCGGGCCGAGGAGCGCGAGCGGCAGCGCGCCAGGGAGGCCAGGGAGCTGGAGCAGGCCGAGCAGGACAAGGCCGCCCAGGAGGCCGCCCAGGAGCAGGCGACCCGCGAGCTGGCCGCGCAGGAGCTGGTGCGGGAGGAGGCCGAGCGGGCGCGCGCCGAGGAGCTGGAGCGCGAGCGGGAGCTGGCCCAGGAGCGCGAGCGGGAGCAGGTCAGGGCCAGGCAGCTGGAGCGCGAGCGCGCCCTCGAACGGGAGCGGCAGCAGGAGCGCGAGCGAGCCGAGCAGGAGCGGGCCGAGCAGGAACGCGCCGACCAGGAGCGGGCAGGCCAGGAGCGCGCCGGGCAGGCCGAGCAGGAGCAGGACGACGAGCCCGAACCCGCGCCCGGACTGGAGCGGGTGCTCAAGCGCGCCCGCGACCTGGGGCTGGACGTGGAGCTGGAGCGCGAGGCGAACGCCGAGGAGGAGGCCGCCGAGCACGTCACGAGCAAGATCGCCCGGCCGGTGCCGCCCGCCGCGAGCCCCGCGGAGCCCGCGCAGGGCGACGTCGCGAGCGCCGGGCAGGTCCCGGCCTCGGCCGAGCACGCCTGGCAGCCGCCCACCGCCTCCTCGTGGCAGGCGTCGACCGACCGGGGCGCCGCCGGTGGTGGCAGCGCGCCGTGGCAGCGCGAGGGCAGCCAGGTCCCGCTCCAGACCTCGACCGAGCAGGGCGAGGGCGCGCGGGAGCAGCGCGAGGGCAGGCACCACGCGGCGGGGCGCGGCGGGCAGGGCGCACCCGGTGAGCAGCCGTGGGAGTGGAAGCCGTCCGTGATCGCGGGGGCCGAGAACGGCCCCGGCGGGCAGCCTCCGGCACCCCAGAACCAGGGCGGCCAGGGGAACCAGGGCCAGGCGCCCCAGACCCCGGCAGCGCAGAGCCAAGCGGCGCAGAGCCAGGTGCAGCAGAGCCAGGTGCAGCAGAGCCAGGTGCCGCAGAGCCCGGCCGGGCAGAACCCCGCGGCCCAGAACCCCGCGGCCCAGAACCCGGCGGCCCAGAACCCGGCGGCCCAGCACTCGGCAGCGCAGAGCGCGGCAGCGCAGAACCCGGCCGCGCAGGGCACGGCGGCCCAGAACCCGGCGGGGCAGGCCCCCGCGTCCCCGGTCGCGGCGCCGCAGGTCCCGGCGGGCCAGGGCTCGGGGCCGCAGGCGGCGCCCGCGCAGCCGTCCGCGCCGAGTCCCGCGCCGCTCGCCGGGCGTCCGCAGGGGCGGCCCTCCGGGCGGCCGTCGCGGCGCGACCTGGGGGTCGAGCTCCCCCAGAACCCGCTGTTCCCCCAGGCGCCGGGCCAGTCCCGCGCGCCGTCCATGCCGCAGCCGCCGCCCGGCACGGCCGCGGCCATGCCGGTGGCCGCGATGGACACCCGGTGGCAGTCGTTCGCGACCGACCACCCGGTGGCCGCCGACCGCGTCGCCGCCTGGCACGCCAGCGACTGGCGGCCCACGATCGCCTACGACGAGCCGCAGGGCGGTCAGCCGCCGACCGGCCCGCAGGGCGGTCCCCAGAACCTCCCCGGACCGCAGCAGGGCCGCCCCGGCGGTCCCGGCGGCCGTCCGCCCGGCGCGATGACCCGCCCGCCGCTCCCGCCCGGCGCGGGCACGATCCCGCCCGGCGCCGTGCCGCCCGGCGCGGGGACGATCCCGCCCGGCGGTCCCGGCCGGTTCCCCCCGCCGCCCGCCAACCCGGTCCCGCCGGGGCCGTGGCAGCGCGGCGTCGGCCAGGGCGGCGTCGGCCAGGGCGGTCCCCAGGGCCCGCAGGACGGCTACCAGCAGCAGCACGGCGGCCAGCAGCCGTGGGCTCCCCCCGGAGGGCCCCAGGGCGGTGGGCAGAACCGGGGCGGCTACCCGCCCCCGCCGCCCCCGCCCGGCCGTCGCGGAGGGCCCCGCCCCGAAGACGAAGGGGACCGGTACCGCAGCCAGCGGCGGTAG
- a CDS encoding adenosine deaminase yields the protein MNPLSPEALLAAPKVLLHDHLDGGLRPRTVIELADACGHEGLPTADPAELGAWFRDNADSGSLVRYLEGFAHTCGVMQDEAALVRVAAEAAQDLADDGVAYAEIRYAPELFTDRGLRLEQVVEAVNEGFRQGEAASGNRIRVNALLCAMRQNDGWQRIADLVVRYRDAGVVGFDIAGPEAGFPATRELPAFEYLREQNAHFTVHAGEADGLESIHRAVQRCGAERLGHGVRIIDDVDGDQVGRLAAYVRDRRIALEMCPTSNVHTGAFASIAEHPVKRLADLGFRVTLNTDNRLMSDCSLTGEFAAVVREFDFGWDDLRTFTVNAAKAAFLPLDERRALIQDVVEPGYAALKG from the coding sequence ATGAATCCCCTCTCGCCGGAAGCGCTCCTGGCCGCCCCCAAGGTCCTGCTGCACGACCACCTCGACGGTGGTCTCCGCCCGCGGACCGTGATCGAGCTGGCCGACGCCTGCGGCCACGAGGGCCTGCCGACCGCCGACCCGGCCGAGCTGGGCGCCTGGTTCCGGGACAACGCCGACTCCGGCTCGCTGGTGCGCTACCTGGAGGGCTTCGCGCACACCTGCGGGGTCATGCAGGACGAGGCCGCGCTGGTCAGGGTCGCCGCCGAGGCCGCGCAGGACCTGGCCGACGACGGCGTCGCCTACGCCGAGATCCGCTACGCCCCCGAGCTGTTCACCGACCGCGGCCTGCGCCTGGAGCAGGTCGTGGAGGCGGTGAACGAGGGCTTCCGCCAGGGCGAGGCCGCCTCCGGCAACCGGATCAGGGTCAACGCCCTGCTGTGCGCGATGCGCCAGAACGACGGCTGGCAGCGCATCGCCGACCTGGTCGTCCGCTACCGCGACGCCGGCGTCGTCGGCTTCGACATCGCGGGCCCCGAGGCCGGGTTCCCGGCGACCAGGGAGCTGCCCGCGTTCGAGTACCTGCGCGAGCAGAACGCCCACTTCACCGTGCACGCGGGCGAGGCCGACGGCCTGGAGTCCATCCACCGGGCCGTGCAGCGCTGCGGCGCCGAGCGGCTGGGCCACGGCGTCCGGATCATCGACGACGTCGACGGCGACCAGGTCGGCCGCCTGGCCGCGTACGTGCGCGACCGCCGCATCGCCCTGGAGATGTGCCCGACCTCGAACGTGCACACCGGCGCGTTCGCCTCGATCGCCGAGCACCCGGTCAAGCGGCTGGCCGACCTCGGCTTCCGCGTCACGCTCAACACCGACAACCGGCTGATGAGCGACTGCTCCCTGACCGGCGAGTTCGCCGCCGTCGTGCGCGAGTTCGACTTCGGCTGGGACGACCTGCGGACCTTCACGGTCAACGCCGCCAAGGCCGCCTTCCTGCCCCTGGACGAGCGCCGGGCGCTGATCCAGGACGTCGTCGAGCCGGGCTACGCCGCCCTCAAGGGCTGA
- a CDS encoding thymidine phosphorylase, translated as MSHTAVDVIRAKRDGLRLTDGQVDWVVDAYTRGEVADEQMSALAMAIFLNGMDAAETARWTRAMIASGDVLDLRVDRPTVDKHSTGGVGDKITLPLAPLVAACGAAVPQLSGRGLGHTGGTLDKLESIPGWRAQLSLDEITAQLGSVGAVVCAATTGLAPADRKLYALRDVTGTVEAIPLIASSIMSKKIAEGADALVLDVKVGSGAFMKTEERARALARALVDIGVDHGRKVTALLTDMSVPLGAAVGNAIEVAESVDVLRGGGPEDVVELTVALAREMLALAGIDVDPARVLASGEAYETWARMIRAQGGDPEAELPVAKHTRVLEAAEDGVLTGLDAYAVGVAAWRLGAGRARKEDPVQAGAGVRCLVKPGAAVSAGQPIAELYTDTPEAFDAAFETLRGGVELNGEVTERSALVIDTIRG; from the coding sequence GTGAGCCACACCGCTGTCGACGTCATCAGGGCGAAGCGCGACGGGCTCCGGCTCACCGACGGCCAGGTCGACTGGGTCGTCGACGCCTACACCAGGGGCGAGGTCGCCGACGAGCAGATGTCCGCGCTCGCCATGGCGATCTTCCTCAACGGCATGGACGCCGCCGAGACGGCCCGCTGGACCAGGGCCATGATCGCGTCCGGCGACGTGCTGGACCTGCGGGTCGACCGCCCCACGGTGGACAAGCACTCCACCGGCGGCGTGGGCGACAAGATCACCCTCCCGCTGGCCCCGCTGGTCGCCGCGTGCGGCGCGGCGGTGCCGCAGCTGTCCGGGAGGGGCCTCGGGCACACCGGCGGCACCCTGGACAAGCTGGAGTCCATCCCCGGCTGGCGGGCGCAGCTGTCCCTGGACGAGATCACCGCCCAGCTGGGCTCGGTCGGCGCCGTGGTCTGCGCGGCCACCACCGGCCTGGCCCCGGCGGACCGCAAGCTGTACGCCCTGCGGGACGTCACCGGCACGGTCGAGGCGATCCCGCTGATCGCCAGCTCGATCATGTCGAAGAAGATCGCCGAGGGCGCGGACGCGCTGGTGCTGGACGTGAAGGTCGGCTCCGGGGCGTTCATGAAGACCGAGGAGCGGGCGCGTGCGCTCGCGCGGGCGCTGGTGGACATCGGCGTTGACCACGGCCGCAAGGTGACCGCGCTGCTGACGGACATGTCGGTGCCGCTGGGCGCGGCGGTCGGCAACGCGATCGAGGTCGCCGAGTCGGTGGACGTCCTGCGCGGCGGCGGCCCGGAGGACGTGGTCGAGCTGACCGTCGCCCTGGCCCGCGAGATGCTGGCGCTGGCGGGGATCGACGTGGACCCGGCGCGCGTGCTGGCGTCCGGCGAGGCGTACGAGACGTGGGCCCGGATGATCAGGGCCCAGGGCGGCGACCCCGAGGCGGAGCTGCCGGTCGCGAAGCACACGCGGGTGCTGGAGGCCGCCGAGGACGGCGTGCTGACCGGGCTGGACGCGTACGCGGTCGGCGTCGCGGCGTGGCGGCTCGGCGCGGGCCGGGCCCGCAAGGAGGACCCGGTGCAGGCCGGGGCCGGGGTGAGGTGCCTGGTGAAGCCGGGTGCGGCGGTGAGCGCGGGACAGCCGATCGCGGAGCTGTACACGGACACGCCGGAGGCGTTCGACGCGGCGTTCGAGACGCTGCGCGGGGGCGTGGAGCTGAACGGGGAGGTCACCGAGCGCTCGGCGCTGGTGATCGACACGATCCGCGGCTGA
- a CDS encoding cytidine deaminase — translation MGDSSGTSAQEGTGTGGGAVQVDWTALRAAALQAAQLAYCPYSGLKVGSAALCDDGRVVVGCNVENASYGLGLCAECAMAGQLRLTGGGRFVAVTCSDGEGRLLMPCGRCRQVLYELGGADCLVETPSGVLPMSAVLPDAFGPEDLP, via the coding sequence GTGGGTGATTCCTCCGGCACAAGCGCCCAAGAGGGCACGGGCACAGGCGGGGGCGCGGTCCAGGTCGACTGGACCGCGCTCCGCGCCGCCGCCCTCCAGGCCGCCCAGCTGGCCTACTGCCCGTACTCCGGGCTCAAGGTCGGCTCGGCGGCCCTGTGCGACGACGGTCGCGTCGTCGTCGGCTGCAACGTCGAGAACGCCTCCTACGGGCTCGGCCTGTGCGCCGAGTGCGCGATGGCCGGGCAGCTGCGGCTGACCGGCGGTGGCCGCTTCGTCGCGGTGACCTGCAGCGACGGCGAAGGCCGGCTGCTCATGCCCTGCGGTCGCTGCCGCCAGGTGCTGTACGAGCTGGGCGGTGCGGACTGCCTGGTGGAAACCCCGTCCGGCGTGCTGCCGATGAGCGCCGTGCTGCCGGACGCCTTCGGACCGGAGGACCTGCCGTGA
- a CDS encoding ABC transporter permease, translated as MSTSLMNPSEAPSTVPPPRKARKLPGWAVGLLAVVGAITLLATTSYLTGVAQLTSAGTIQTAVGLALPILLAGLGGLWAERAGVVNIGLEGMMILGTWGAAWAGYQWGPWPALIAAIVFGALGGLLHAVATVTFGVNHIVSGVAINLLGAGVTKYLSTLLFEPVSNNPRESPAVPKFDTYSAAGLTDWLAELEQQQRVGVSDVAGILRGLLTGVSPLVMIAAALVVASYLILWKTRFGLRLRSVGENPVASESLGVNVYLYKYAAVLISGALAGIAGATLVLNPGQPGYLEGQTNGRGYIGLAAMIFGNWRPGGLLGGAALFGYADGLQLRSGGATFMSLIYGSVLLVGAVVIWQLWKRRWIAALGGAVAAVALYAIYFSVEEVPSQLTTYAPHLVTLVVLAVASQRLRMPAADGEVYRRG; from the coding sequence GTGAGCACTTCGTTGATGAACCCCTCCGAGGCCCCCAGCACCGTCCCGCCGCCCCGCAAGGCGCGCAAGCTCCCCGGTTGGGCGGTCGGCCTGCTGGCCGTGGTCGGCGCGATCACGCTGCTCGCCACGACCTCGTACCTGACCGGCGTCGCCCAGCTCACCTCGGCGGGCACCATCCAGACCGCCGTCGGCCTGGCGCTGCCGATCCTGCTCGCGGGCCTCGGCGGCCTGTGGGCCGAGCGCGCCGGCGTGGTCAACATCGGCCTCGAGGGCATGATGATCCTGGGCACCTGGGGCGCGGCCTGGGCGGGCTACCAGTGGGGCCCGTGGCCCGCGCTGATCGCCGCGATCGTGTTCGGCGCCCTCGGCGGCCTGCTGCACGCGGTCGCCACGGTCACCTTCGGGGTGAACCACATCGTGTCCGGCGTGGCGATCAACCTGCTCGGAGCGGGCGTCACCAAGTACCTGTCGACGCTGCTGTTCGAGCCGGTGTCCAACAACCCGCGCGAGTCCCCGGCGGTGCCGAAGTTCGACACCTACTCGGCGGCGGGCCTGACCGACTGGCTGGCCGAGCTGGAGCAGCAGCAGCGGGTGGGCGTCTCGGACGTCGCGGGCATCCTGCGTGGCCTGCTCACCGGCGTCTCCCCGCTGGTGATGATCGCCGCCGCGCTCGTGGTGGCCAGCTACCTGATCCTGTGGAAGACCCGCTTCGGCCTGCGGCTGCGGTCGGTCGGCGAGAACCCGGTGGCCTCCGAGTCGCTCGGCGTCAACGTGTACCTGTACAAGTACGCGGCCGTGCTGATCTCCGGCGCGCTGGCGGGCATCGCGGGCGCGACCCTGGTGCTCAACCCCGGCCAGCCCGGCTACCTGGAGGGCCAGACCAACGGGCGCGGCTACATCGGCCTCGCCGCGATGATCTTCGGCAACTGGCGGCCCGGCGGCCTGCTCGGCGGCGCGGCCCTGTTCGGCTACGCCGACGGCCTCCAGCTGCGCAGCGGCGGCGCCACGTTCATGTCGCTGATCTACGGCTCGGTGCTGCTGGTCGGCGCGGTCGTGATCTGGCAGCTGTGGAAGCGGCGGTGGATCGCGGCGCTCGGCGGCGCGGTCGCGGCCGTGGCGCTGTACGCGATCTACTTCAGCGTGGAGGAGGTGCCCAGCCAGCTCACCACGTACGCGCCGCACCTGGTGACCCTCGTGGTGCTGGCCGTGGCGTCCCAGCGGTTGCGGATGCCCGCGGCCGATGGTGAGGTCTACCGCCGTGGGTGA
- a CDS encoding ABC transporter permease, producing MGILRGKLLPPALAILFSALLCGIALLISGANPLRAFGAMVLQVGEGTTAVDIVNSTSTYYIAALAVAVGFQMNLFNIGVEGQYRVAAVVAAVVGGSIALPTGVHTLVIILTAAVAGAAWAAIPAVLKVTRGVNEVISTIMMNGLAMGVSAYLISRDMFGELRGNNIRTPEIPETGWVPGIDLGGAGTVYGLVVLAIALGVGYWVMMNRTRFGFELRASGQSATAAAAGGVNAKRMVLIAMLMSGAIAGLVSMPEILGRNHTFDLNFPAGIGFTGIAIALLGRNHPGGIALGALLWAFLDKAGLALDNQGVPREIVTIMQGSIVLSVVVAYEVVRRFEVAAQQRRVGQQLGTVEASS from the coding sequence ATGGGAATCTTGCGCGGCAAGCTGCTGCCGCCCGCACTGGCGATCCTGTTCTCCGCCCTGCTGTGCGGGATCGCGCTGCTCATCTCGGGCGCCAACCCGCTGCGGGCGTTCGGGGCCATGGTCCTGCAGGTCGGCGAGGGCACCACCGCCGTCGACATCGTCAACAGCACCAGCACGTACTACATCGCGGCGCTGGCCGTGGCGGTCGGGTTCCAGATGAACCTGTTCAACATCGGCGTCGAGGGCCAGTACCGGGTCGCGGCCGTCGTCGCCGCGGTCGTCGGCGGCTCGATCGCGCTGCCGACCGGCGTCCACACCCTGGTGATCATCCTGACGGCCGCCGTCGCGGGCGCCGCCTGGGCCGCCATCCCGGCGGTCCTGAAGGTGACCAGGGGCGTCAACGAGGTCATCTCCACGATCATGATGAACGGGCTCGCCATGGGCGTGTCCGCGTACCTGATCAGCCGCGACATGTTCGGCGAGCTGCGCGGCAACAACATCCGCACCCCGGAGATCCCGGAGACCGGCTGGGTCCCCGGCATCGACCTCGGCGGCGCGGGCACCGTGTACGGCCTGGTCGTGCTGGCGATCGCGCTCGGCGTCGGCTACTGGGTGATGATGAACCGCACCCGGTTCGGCTTCGAGCTGCGCGCCTCCGGGCAGTCGGCGACCGCCGCCGCGGCGGGCGGCGTGAACGCCAAGCGCATGGTGCTGATCGCCATGCTCATGTCCGGCGCGATCGCGGGCCTGGTCTCCATGCCGGAGATCCTGGGCCGCAACCACACCTTCGACCTGAACTTCCCGGCGGGCATCGGCTTCACCGGCATCGCCATCGCGCTGCTCGGCCGCAACCACCCCGGCGGCATCGCGCTCGGCGCGCTGCTGTGGGCGTTCCTGGACAAGGCCGGCCTCGCGCTGGACAACCAGGGCGTGCCGAGGGAGATCGTGACGATCATGCAGGGCTCGATCGTGCTGTCGGTCGTCGTGGCCTACGAGGTGGTCCGCCGGTTCGAGGTGGCGGCCCAGCAGCGTCGGGTCGGGCAGCAGCTGGGAACCGTGGAGGCGTCGTCGTGA